In the Granulosicoccus antarcticus IMCC3135 genome, TTCCCTACTATCTGACTGGCCTGACGGAAAATCTTGACTCAGAGGAAGCTGGAACTGATGCGGAGGAGGAGGAACGCTCTTCCGACGCCGTACTCAATAGCTTCTGGCACAACAGCGGCGGCAATGTAGTCGGTGCAGTCAATGAGTCCGGAGCGCCGGATTATGCCCCGGTAACAACGGGCACCGAAACCATTCCGGTCCTGATGAGTGTTCCCAATGAGGGTGAGATGCCTGCCGATGGTTGGCCTGTCACGATCTACCAGCATGGTATTACACGCAGCCGAACTGACATGCTGGCCATTGCCGATGCCATGGCTGATGCAGGTCGGGTTGTCATCGCCATCGACATGCCCATGCACGGTCTTATTGATACGACCAGCCCTCTGCACGCCGATAACACACCCTTCGGCGAGCGCGAGCGCACCTTCGGTATCGATCTGATGGTCAATCCACTGGCAGAGGATGAGACAGCCGATGCTGATGCACCGACTGAAGGCCCTGATGGCAAGGCTGACCCTTCAGGTCAGTACTATATCAACCTGCAGAACCTGGCTAACTCTCGTGACAACCTGCGCCAATCCGTTGCCGACCTGTTCGCATTGCGGGCCAGCCTGGGCGGCGCCTCGATTGAGGGCTTGCAACTGGATCCGAACAATCTGAACTTTGTCGGTCATTCACTGGGAGGCATTGTCGGTACGACCATGCTCTCTTATGACGATAGCTTCCATAGCGCAAGTCTTGCCATGCCCGGTGGTGGTATCGCCCAACTGCTGGCCAATTCTGAATCTTTGAGTGGCAGAATCAACGATGGCCTGGCAGCAGCAGGAATCCCTACAGGTTCTGATGAATACAACAGCTTCCTGACAGTTGCGCAGACACTGCTGGATTCGGCCGATCCGGTCAATCACGCGACCACACTGGCTCAAGCCGGCAGACCTCAAGTGCATCTGATGGAAGTGATCGGAGATCTGGTGATTCCCAACAATGTAGCAACAGCTCCTCTGTCCGGTACTGATCCGTTGGCGCGACTGCTGGGACTGACGCAGGTTGCAGAGACCTCCAGCACCGGTGGTCTGGTGAAATTCTCAGCTGGCGACCATGGTTCGATTATCAGCCCCGAAGCAAGTCTGGCAACCACCATCGAGATGCAGACACAGGTAGCAACCTTTGCCGCCTCGCAGGGTACGGTTCTCCCCATCACGAATAGTGACGTGATTGCACCTCTGCCCTAGTCAGCAGTTGCCACTCACCGGCGCCAGGGAAGGCGCCATTTCAACTTTCCACCATCCTATCAAGGGAGATAACTCATGCGCATCGCCAAGCGCTCAGTTTATAGCTGGACCAACTCCATTGCCCTACCCAGCCTGGTCATGACTCTGGCCCTGTTGGCAGGTCCGCTGCACGCCGCTAAAGTAGGTGGCCTCACTCTGGACGAGACCATCCCGGTGGGTTCCACACAAACCCACTACAACGGCGCGGGTCTGCGCAAGAAACTGTTTATCAAACTCTATGTGGGCAGCCTTTATCTGGAGACAGCAAGCTCCGATGCCAGCACTATCATCGACGCCGACGAAGCCATGGCTATCAGGCTGAATATCCTGTCGGGCATGCTGACCCGCGACAAGTTATTGAAGGCTCTCAAGGAAGGCTTTGATAACGCCACTGGCGGTAATACAGCACCTATCCAGCCGCAGATCGATCAGATGATCGGCCTGATGCAGGACAAGATAAGCCCTGGAGATTCATTGACACTGGCTTATGAGCCGGGTGTCGGAACTCATGTTCTGAAGAACGGAACTGAATTGAGCGTGATTGAAGGACTGCCCTTCAAGTCGGCCTTGTTTGGTATCTGGTTGTCGAGCAAGCCAGCACAGGGATCCCTGAAATCCGCCATGTTGGGCAGCTAGTCGTCTCTCAGCTTGAAGCTTGCGAGTTCAGCAAGTCGGTTTATCCCCCGGCTCAAACGTACTTTCACTGGCTGCGATTCTGCCTGATCCCCTCAAAACGATAGAACAACTGCCGGATTGATCCGGCAGCTGCTTGTCGAAGGATCACTGCTCAAGGGATAGTGAACCCATTATTTCACGATCCCTTATCCGGCAACTCCCGGAAAGTCGTCCACTCTGACCACAACCTCGATTGCCTCAGCCGCTTGCAACAGCAAGTCTGCCTCGGCCGACTCGATAACTTTTTCCTGCACCAGTTGCTGCAACCAGTCGGCATAGTCGACGGCATAGGGCTTCAAGCGCAGACTTTCCTTGAGCTTATGCTCGGCATCTGTCGCCGCCAGCACACGCTTCAGAGCGTGCTCGATGCAACCGGTCACATCCTTCGGGTCATCACTGACAAACACACCCTCAGTCAGTCTGTCACGTGCAGGTGAGTCATCCAGAAGAATACGTGCACAGGCCTGCGTCAGCGCATCATTCGGGGTGCGATAGCGACGTCCCAACGGAAACACAATGCCCCGCAACACCAAACCGATAAAGGTATTGGGGAAGTTTCGCAGTATCTGATCCAGTGCCACCTGGACCTGGAACAGTGAGTGACGAACCGACCATTCCAGTAACGGCCTGTCATCTTCGGGCCGACCCGTATCCTCGAATCGTTTGAGAACAGCTGAGGCCATATACATATGCATCAGACCATCGGCGAACCGGCCAGAGAGCATCTCCTTGCGCTTGAGACCGCCTCCCAGGAACAGCATGGCAAAGTCTGCCAGGAAAGAATAGGCAGCACTCATGCGAGCCAGACGACGATAGTATTTAGCGTTGTAGCCAACATCCGGCGCGGATGCAAAGTAACCCTTGGTCAAGCCATGGAACAATGATCGCGCCCCGTTCTGGATGGCGTAGCCAACATGCCCCATCAGTGCTTCATCAAAACTTTCCAGTGCCTCCTGCTGATTAGGCAATGAGGCAGCCGTGATCTCATCCATCAACCACGGATGACATCGGATAGCCCCTTGTCCGAAGATGATCAGGCTGCGAGTCAGAATGTTCGCACCTTCAACCGTGATACCCACCGGAATGGCCTGATAAGCCCTGCCCAGAAAGTTGCCGGGCCCCATGCAAATACCCTTACCGCCAATGATATCCATGCCATCGTTCAGAACGACACGCATACCCTCAGTGTTGTAATACTTGAGAATGGCCGATACGACGGACGGTTTTTCACCCTGATCCAGCGCAGAGCAGGTCAGGCGCCGACCCGCATCCATGGTGTAGGTCAAGCCGGCGATTCGGCCCAACGCTTCTTCGATACCTTCGAATTTACCAATAGGCAGATTGAACTGCTTGCGAACCCGGGCGTAAGCACCCACGTAGCGCGATGTCGCTTTGCCAGAAGCCACGCCATTGGAAGGCAGCGATATACCTCGCCCCACCGACAGAGACTCCATCAGCATGCGCCAGCCCTGACCTACCATGGGCTGTCCACCGATGATCCAGTCCATCGGAATAAAGACCTCATCACCGCTGTTGGGACCGTTCATGAAAGACTGATCAAGAGGGTAATGTCGACGACCGATCTTGACACCAGCCGTATCAGTCGGAATCAGAGCACAGGTAATACCCAGGTTCTCCTCATCACCCAGTAGATGATCCGGATCGTAGGCCTTGAAAGCCAGACCCAGCAGGGTGGCAACCGGGCCCAGTGTGATGTAACGCTTCTCCCAGGTGACTCGCATACCCAGCACCTCAGCACCTTCATGCTGGCCCATGCAGATGATGCCAAAGTCGGGCATGGCGCCCGCATCCGAACCGGCTGAAGGACCTGTCAGGGCAAAACAGGGGATTTCCTGACCAATGGCCAAGCGTGGCAAATAATAATCTTTCTGAGTCTCGGTACCGTAGTGCAACAACAATTCTGCAGGACCGAGTGAATTGGGCACCATGACAGTGACCGCGCCCGTTACGCTACGAGTCGCCAGTTTGGTTACCACTTCTGAATGCGCCATGGCTGAAAAGCCCAGGCCGCCGTAGGATTCGGGGATGACCATACCCAGAAAACGCTGATCCTTGATGAACTGCCAGACTTCAGGGGGCAAATCGTTCAGCTCATGGGTTATCTGCCAGTCATCCATCATGGCGCACAGCTCATTCACCGGGCCATCTACAAAAGCCTGTTCCGCCGGGCTCAAAGTGGCTTCGGGATAGGATTGAAGCGTGCTCCAATTGGGCGATCCGCGGAAAAGTTCGGCCTCCCACCAGACTGTTCCGGCATCAATGGCTGCCCGTTCTGTCTCTGACATGGGGGGTAACACCGCACGTACGTATTTCAGAATTGGGAAACTGAAAAAACGATGTCGCAGACTGCGAACATTGAACAGCACGCCGACAGCCACCAGCAGAAGCACCAGAATGGTACCTGCTACACCGGACAGAAAGCCCAGCCAGGAGGCCAACAGCAACACAAGAACAGTGGCGACACTCGCCACCGGTAAACTCAGTCGGTGCCGCGACAGCACGAAAAGTGTCAGCGCCAGCACTGCCAGCCAGAATATGATGCCCATATTAATGTAATCCGTTAAACGAAATTTGGTATGAAAAGTTGATGCCCATACCGTGATATCGACCAGAACCGGCGCCTACTCAGCCCCAGTCTGGCAACAAATACTTCTAAAGGTTACGTCTTTGCCATTCTGACCGGTTTCAGACAACCGCCCTCGCCTGTTACCAGATTACAAAACAGGGCAACTCTGCACGCCACAATTCTGTGACTACCCAGACATGTTACGCCCTGAATAAATCCGTTATAGTCTGCACAAATTCATGGCCTCTCCAGCGTGGCCAACAGCACAGACGGCACTCTCTGATCATGGACACAATGAAAACAGCCTATCTCAACATTCTGGAATCTGTTGGCGAGGATCCGGAACGGGACGGTCTGCGCGATACTCCAGAGCGTGCGGCGAAGGCCATGGCATTTCTGACCCATGGCTATCAACAGACACTCGAAGAAGTCGTCAACGGGGCTATTTTCGAATCTGAAAGTGATGAGATGGTGATAGTCAAGAACATCGAACTCTACTCACTGTGTGAACATCATCTGCTGCCCTTCATTGGCAAATGCCATGTCGCCTACCTGCCCAGAGGCAAGGTCATCGGTTTGTCAAAAATAGCCCGTATCGTCGATATGTACGCACGTCGGCTGCAGATCCAGGAATCGCTGACTCACCAGATTGCCACGGCCGTACTGGAAGTCACCGGTGGACGGGGTGTCGGCGTGATCATCGAATCTCAGCATATGTGCATGATGATGCGCGGTGTCCAGAAGCAGAACTCCTCCATGACCACCTCCTCCATGTTGGGCCTGTTTCGCAAGGACATCAATACCCGTAACGAATTTTTGCAATTGGTCAAAGACTGATCATTCTTCTGCAGCTGCCTGCATGTTCCACAAATCAGCATACAAACCGCCGCCGGTGAGGAGCTGCTCATGGGTGCCGCGTTCCACGATACGTCCGGCATCGAGCACGATGATCTGATCCGCATCGACCACGGTTGACAAGCGGTGGGCAATGACCAGTGAAGTGGCTCGTCTTGCCACCGCATTCATGCCTTCCAGAATGGCCTGTTCGCTGCGCGTGTCGAGACTGGATGTCGCCTCATCAAAAATGATGATGGGCGGATCCTTGACCACAACCCGGGCAATCGCCATACGCTGCTTTTCACCGCCGGAGAGTTTCAGTCCGCGTTCGCCGACCACGGTCTCGTAGCCCTGTGGCAGTTCGCTGATGAAGGTATCCAGATTGGCACGTCGCGCCGCCTCGGCAACCCGCTCATCATCGGCTTCCGGATGGGCATAGGCCAGGTTATAACGAATGGTGTCGTTGAACATGACGGTATCCTGCGGTACCACACCCAGCGCGTCGCGCAAGCTGGTCTGGGTGCAATCACGTACATCCACCCCATCGATCAGCACCTGCCCCTGGTCCACGTCATAGAAACGGAACAACAAGCGCGACAGGGTGGATTTGCCCGCACCCGATGGCCCGACCACAGCCACCTTGCTACCAGGCTCCACCGTGAAGCTGATGCCTCGCAAGATAGGCCGCTCTGGCAGATAGGCAAATTCGACATCACGAAACTCGATACGAGCCTGTTTGACAACCAGCGCCTGGGCGTCTGGCTTATCCTGAATCTCCGGCGTGCGCTCCAGCAACCGGAGCACCAGATCCATATCAGCCAGTGCGTACTGCAATCCACGATAGACCACACCCAGCACATTCAGTGGCACGAACAATTGCAGCATCATGGCATTGATCAGCACGATGTCGCCCAGCGAGATCACATTATTGCTGACATCGCGCACCGCCAGCATCATGATCAGTGTGACACCCAGCGAGACAATGGCTGCCTGTCCGAAATTGAGCGTCGACATGGTGACCTGACTGCGAACACCCGCATTGGCCCAGTCAGTCATGTGCTCATCGTAGGCGGCAATCTCGCGCTTTTCGTTGTTGAAGTACTTGACCGTCTCGTAGTTCAACAGACTGTCCACGGCCCGGCCACTGGCCAGTGAATCCAGACGGTTCATCTCATGGCGAAACTGCATGCGCCAGCCGGAAAAGAACAATGTGAATCCGACATAGACTGCTACCGTGCCAAACACCACGGCCGTGTACTGCCAGCCATAACCGCCCAGCAGTATGGCGGCAACCAACAGAAACTCGGCAGCCGTCGGCACGATATTGAACACCAGCAGGTTGACGATGGAACTCAGGCTGGAAGTACCGCGAGACAGATCCTTGGCAATACTGCCGGTGCGTCGTTCCAGATGGAAGGACAGCGACAGATCATGTAACTTTGTCAGCACGCGGCTGGATAGCTGCTGCATGGCGCGATAACGCACCCGTGAAAACAGGGCATCTCGCAATTCGGTGAACAGGGAGCTGCTCATACGTAGCAGCCCATAGGCGGCCACCAGGCCCAGGCCAACCAGCAACACATTATCGCTGGCAGCCGCAGCGGCGTCATTCAAGGGCGCTGCCGCAGCGCTATTCTTGTCCAGCGTATCAATGATGCGCTTGAGCACCAACGGCACAGCCACGATCGCAAGCTTGCTGAGCATCAGAAAACCCAGCGCAACCAGCACCCGCCCGCGGTATTCCCACAGGTAGGTTGACAGCTTCTTCAGGTTCTCGATATCACGCCGGTTGCTGTGAGGCGCTTGTTCGCGGCCTCCCCCCATGCCCATCATGCCGTACGCCTCGCATCACTGGTCACATACTCCAGCGCCTGCTCCACCAGCGCTACCGCATCGGTGGTCTTGCTGGCATGCTCACTCAAGTGACGACGCCACAGACGGGAACCAGGCACTTCCTGAAACAGGGGAATCAGATGTCGACTCAGGGAGCTCATGCGGACACCTTGATCCAGCCACTCCTGCATGTAGCGGGCATAGGCAAGGGCAACTGCGCTGAGTGTTTCCAGATCAGCAAGATGTTCATAGCCGCCAGCCAGTTCGGGAAAAATCCGCTGATCTGATTCGGCCAGCATCGCCGGACTGTAATAGGCCGCACGTCCCACCATCACACCATCGACCTGCTGCAGATGCTCCAGACTCGCATCGAGACTGTCGATACCGCCGTTGATACTGATGTGCAACTGCGGAAAGGCCTGCTTCAGGCGATAGACATATTCGTAGCGAAGCGGTGGAATGGTGCGATTCTCTTTCGGGCTGAGACCATCCAGCCAGGCCTTGCGCGCATGGACAGTGAAATATTCACAGCCACTGGCCGCCACCTGATCGACGAAGGACTCCAGCGCTTCGTAACTATCATCCCGATCAATACCCAATCGACACTTGACGGTCACCGGCACATCCACGGCGGCAGCCATGCCGGCCACCACATCACGCACCAATTGCGGCTCTGCCATCAGACAGGCGCCAAAACGCCCGGCCTTGACCCGATCACTGGGGCAGCCAACGTTCATGTTGATTTCGTCGTAGCCCCATTCAGCGCCGATGGCTGCCGCCTGCGCCATCTCGGCCACATCCGATCCACCAAGCTGCAGCACCACAGGCCCTTCAGCCGCGTGCTTGCCCAGCAAATAGCTGCGATCACCGTGAATCACCGCCTTGCATGTCAGCATTTCGGTGTACAGGAGTGTGTGCCGCGTCAGCAGACGGGCAAGATACCGGTAGTGACGGTCTGTCAGCTCCATCATCGGAGCAACGACCAGTTTCCGGTGGGCTTTATCAAAGGGTTCAGGCATGCGTGCGGAGTCTATCGGCTGGAGGGCAGTATCGCCAGTGTGATATGCCCTGTTACGTCTGTCTTTCCCAAACGGAACATCTGTAAAGGGGTTTTTCTTAACTTTTGTCAAAGCATGCAGTATTTGGCCCGCAGTACTCTGTCCCGACAGCTGGACTCCTCATTACAAGGGTATTCGTCTGCCAGACAACAACTATTAAAAGAGTCCTGAATTTATCAGGTTCAGCTAACAGCGATTAGCGTGATGTTCCATTCACAAGCGCAAGCTGACAGCGTCACCCGCAATTATCTCGACTGACAGGCCTAGCACGCATGCAAGAGCACGACGCCTTTCCTGATTCTCCCACTTTTCCCGATGGCGTTGTACATGCCGTCAGAGGGGCTGTCGTGGATGTCGTCTTCGCAGGTTCGGAGTTGCCGCCCATCAACTCGGCACTGGTCGTGAAATGGGATAAGCCAACGCCCTTGATTCTTGAGGTTCACAGTCATCTGGATCTTCAGACTCTGCGCGCAGTGGCCTTTCAGACGACGACGGGACTGGCACGTGGGGTTGCGGTTCAGGCAACAGGTGCGCCGATCACAGTGCCAGTGGGAGACGCCGTTCTCGGGCGGTTACTGGATGTCGTCGGCAACCCCCATGACAACGGGCCAGCCCTGCCCCCTGATACGCCGCGCCGCCCCATTCACGCGCTCCCCCCGCTGCTGAGCTCGCAAAGCCGTACCACGGATGTATTCGAGACCGGCATCAAGATAATTGATCTGCTAACGCCGATGGCACAAGGTGGCAAGGCTGCCATGTTCGGCGGAGCCGGGGTGGGAAAGACGGTTCTGGTGATGGAACTCATCCGTGCCATGGTTGAAAAGTACGCAGGCATCTCGGTTTTTGCCGGTATCGGTGAGCGTTCACGCGAAGGTCACGAACTGCTGACCGAAATGCAGGATTCCGGCGTACTGGAACGCACCGTACTGGTCTACAGTCAGATGAATGAGCCGCCCGGAGCACGCTGGCGAGCACCATTGACAGCACTGAGCGTGTCGGAATACTTTCGCGATCAGAAACACCAGAACGTATTGCTACTGATGGACAACGTGTTTCGTTTTGTGCAGGCAGGCGCTGAAGTGTCAAGCCTGCTGGGACGCCTGCCCTCGCGTGTTGGTTATCAGCCGACGCTAGCCACCGAAGTGGCTGGATTGCAGGAACGCATCGCATCGGTAACAGGATCGGCCGTCACGGCCATTCAGGCCGTTTATGTGCCTGCTGATGACTTCACCGATCCGGCTGTGACAACCATCTCCAGCCATATGGATTGCGTCATCATGCTGTCCAGAGCCCAGGCGGCAGAGGGTTTTTACCCGGCCATCGATCCGCTGGGTTCCTCATCCATGCTGCTCGACCCATTGGTTGTCGGCGATGAGCACTACCAGATTGCCGAGTCTGTCCGTCAGGCGCTGGCACGGTTCAGGGAACTGACCGACATCATATCCTTACTGGGGATCGAGGAACTGAGCACCGCCGACCGGCAAATAGTGAAGCGCGCACGCCGGCTACAGCGTTTTCTCACCCAGCCGTTCATGGTGACTGAGGCCTTTACCGGCATACCCGGTGCCAGTGTGCCGCTGGCTGACACCCTGTCAGGTTGTCGTGCCATTCTGGATGGCGCAGCCGATGACTGGTCGGAAAGCTCGCTGTACATGGTAGGCACCTTAGAGGATGCCCGCCAGAAAGAGAGCGCCGCGAAGGCTCGTGATACCTCTGATACAGAGGCCGCAAAGTGAGGTTGATAATCGTAACGCCTCTGTCGATCGTCGTGGATGAAGAGATCGACAGTCTGCGGGCTGAGGATGCCAGCGGTAGTTTTGGCGTGCTCGCCGGTCACACCCCCTTTCTGACGGCACTCACGGTCTCCATCGTCAGCTGGCATCAGGCAGAGAATGAGCGATTCTGTGCTGTACGAGGTGGCGTCATGACCATCAAAGAGGGACGCGCCATCGATATTGCCACCCGCGAGGCTGTCGTCGGTGATGATCTGGCAACGCTGGATACAGTGGTATTGACCCGATTCCAGACAGACGCTGATGCGGAGCGCACCGAACATGTCGAAACGGTGCGCCTGCAGCTACACGCGATCCGTCGAATGATCAGCCGGTTGCAGCCAGAGTCAGGCAAGGGTAAGTTTCTGTGAGCAACAAGCCACCCAAGCCGCCAGAAAACGATCCTCTGGTTACGCAAACCCGCCTGCACCGCGATCGGCGCGAACGCTGGCTGCGTGAGGGCGACCAGTCCATCGGCCGTCATCTGGCGCAGATTGGTGTACTGGGCTGGATCTACGTCGCGCCAACGCTGCTGGGCCTGTATTTCGGTCGCTGGCTTGATGAGCACTTTGCTACAGGCATCTTCTGGAGCGCAACCTTCATCGTTCTGGGGCTTTGCCTGGGTGGCTGGAGCGCCTGGAAATGGATGAACGCGCGATGATTGACTTATCCACATGGCCGCTGACGGCAACTCTTCCGATCTGCTTTCTGGGAGGCATGATACTGGGCTATGGCTATTTCCGAGCTTTGCAGGAGACAACCAATCTGCTGGTTAGCCAGAGGCCTTTGCCCTGGATCCTGGGACTGACTCTGATGCGCATGGGGCTGCTTGGCGCAGGCTTCTACCTTGCCGCACAGGCAGGTGCTTATGCCCTGCTGGCAGCCCTTGCCGGTGTCCTGTTGTCCAAAGCTCTGCTGCTGCGTCGCATAAACAGGAAACAACCATGAATTCTCCGCTGTCCTCCGTTGTTCTGTTTCATATCGGACCCGTGCCGATCTCGCAGGCGATTCTCACCACCTGGGGCATCATGCTGGTGCTGGTGTTGGGTGCCTTTGTGCTGACCCGACGGCTCGATTTGAAGCCGGATAAACGCCAGACTGTGCTTGAGCTGATCGTTGTTACGCTGGACACACAGATTCGTGAGACCAGTGGCGCTGAACCTGCGCCCTATCGCGGATTCATAGGCACTCTGTTCCTGTTCATCCTGATCGCAAACTGGTCCTCGCTGGTACCGGGGCTGGAGCCACCAACGGCGCAACTGGAAACCGATGCGGCACTTGCCGTGCTGGTCTTTCTGTCAGTGATCTGGTTCGGCATACGTGGCGCAGGCGTGAGCGGCTATCTGAGATCTTTTGCCGCGCCCAATGCCGTCATGATTCCTTTGAACATGCTGGAAAGCGTCACCCGGACCTTCTCGATGTTCGTGCGCCTGTTTGGCAATGTCATGAGCGGGGTTTTCATCATCGGCATCGTCGCCTCGCTGGCAGGACTGCTGGTACCGATCCCGTTAATGGCGCTCGACCTGCTGACCGGTCTGGTACAGGCCTATATTTTTGCGATTCTGGCGATGGTGTTCATCACTGCCACGGTCGAGGACGGCCAGCCCGAGCCGGCCGACACAGAACCTACCTCACCTACCTCTTTTCCAACAAAACAAGACAAGGAACCCTGATGGACTATCTCAGCCTGGCCAGTATTATCTGTGCCGCTTTCGCCGTATCTTTCGGCGCTATCGGACCTGCACTGGCCGAAGGTCGCGCTGTTGCCGCCGCAATGGATGCCATTGCGCGGCAGCCAGAAGCAGCGAACACCATCTCACGAACGCTGTTTGTGGGACTTGCAATGATCGAGACGACAGCGATCTATTGCCTGGTGATCGCGCTTTTATTGCTCTTCGCCAACCCGCTACTGGCGTAGCCCCATGACAATCGATTTCTGGGGTCTCGGGCTACAGGTCGTCAATGTCCTGATCCTGATCTGGCTACTCTCGCGTGTGTTCTGGCGTCCGATCTCGACGGCCATTGCCAAGCGGCAAGAGGCTACCCACGCCATGCTCGCCACGGCACAAACAACGCAGAGCAAAGCCGACGAGACTCTATCAAGACTGCTTGAGGATCGTAACGGCATCGAGATGGAGCGCACGACATTACTAGCCAACGCCGCTACCGAGGCACAGGAAGCCTCCAAGGCAATCCTGGCCGATGCACAGAAGCGGGCGGACACGCTACTCAGTGCTGCGCAAACCTCTGTTGAGCGTAACAACGAGACTGCGCGCAAGGACAATGCTGTGCAGGCCTCGGCATTGTCAGTGGACATTGCGGCAAAGCTTCTGGGACGACTGAACAGCCCCACGCTTCACAACGCCTTTCTGGCCTCTTTGCTTGAGGCCATCGCGACCATGTCGGACTCAGAGCGCGCCTCCTTGCTCGCCGCTGATGACGATATACAAATAGTGAGTGCAGCCGCCCCGACGAGTGAGCTTAGAGACGAGATCGAAAAAGCGGTGATCACCGCCCTGGGCGGGGCTCCGTCCGGGCTGAGTTTTGTTGTCGATCCCGACCTGATCAACGGACTGGAACTGCGTAGCAAGCATTTCGTACTGCATAACAGCTGGCAGGCGGATCTGGCGGTAGTCCTGAAGGAGATGAAGGGTGCAGCCTGAAACACCTGACTGGTTTGCTACCGCGCAGACGGCATTAAACAAGACGCAGCTTGGGCCAAGAGCTGAATATAAAGGCCGAGTCGAGGAAATCGGCGACGGCGTGGCGATGATCTCGGGGCTCGACAACGTTCGACTAGACGAGGTGTTGCGCTTTCAGGGCGGTCAGATCGGCTTTGCCCGCGTGCTTGATCCCGACCTGATCGGCTGTGTGCTACTGGATGCAGCCAGCGAAGTCGAGGCCGGCGATGCGGTGTTCGGCACCGGTGAGGTGGTCAATGTTCCCGTCGGTGAAGCGCTGCTCGGACGCATCATCGACCCGCTTGGCCGCCCCCTCGATGACAAGCCGCCCATCGAGACTCAAACACACCTGCCTATCGAACGCCCTGCACCGTCGATCATCGATCGTGACCTGGTGACCGAACCGGTACAGACCGGTATCGTGGCCATGGATACTTTATTTGCGTTGGGCCGAGGTCAGAGAGAACTGATTGTCGGTGATCATTCCACCGGCAAGACAACGCTTGCCATCGATGCATTGATTGCACAGCGCGACAGCGACATGATCTGCATCTATGTCGCAGTGGGTCAGAAAACATCCAGCGTGCGCCGCGCCATCGATGCATTACAGGCGAAGGGGAACTTTGCACGTTGTATCGTGCTGGTGGCAGGCTCAGCCTCAGCCCCCGGACTGCAATGGATTGCACCCTATGCCGGCATGACAATGGCTGAGTACTTCCGTGACAAGGGGCAGCACGCCTTGATCGTGATCGATGATCTGTCCAAACACGCTGCCACCCACCGCGAGATTGCGCTGCTGACCCGTCAATCGCCAGGGCGTGAAGCCTATCCCGGTGATGTCTTCTACATTCACGCACGTCTGCTGGAACGAGCGGCAAAGCTGTCGAAGGAGCTCGGCGGCGGCTCTCTGACCGCCC is a window encoding:
- a CDS encoding ABCB family ABC transporter ATP-binding protein/permease, whose translation is MMGMGGGREQAPHSNRRDIENLKKLSTYLWEYRGRVLVALGFLMLSKLAIVAVPLVLKRIIDTLDKNSAAAAPLNDAAAAASDNVLLVGLGLVAAYGLLRMSSSLFTELRDALFSRVRYRAMQQLSSRVLTKLHDLSLSFHLERRTGSIAKDLSRGTSSLSSIVNLLVFNIVPTAAEFLLVAAILLGGYGWQYTAVVFGTVAVYVGFTLFFSGWRMQFRHEMNRLDSLASGRAVDSLLNYETVKYFNNEKREIAAYDEHMTDWANAGVRSQVTMSTLNFGQAAIVSLGVTLIMMLAVRDVSNNVISLGDIVLINAMMLQLFVPLNVLGVVYRGLQYALADMDLVLRLLERTPEIQDKPDAQALVVKQARIEFRDVEFAYLPERPILRGISFTVEPGSKVAVVGPSGAGKSTLSRLLFRFYDVDQGQVLIDGVDVRDCTQTSLRDALGVVPQDTVMFNDTIRYNLAYAHPEADDERVAEAARRANLDTFISELPQGYETVVGERGLKLSGGEKQRMAIARVVVKDPPIIIFDEATSSLDTRSEQAILEGMNAVARRATSLVIAHRLSTVVDADQIIVLDAGRIVERGTHEQLLTGGGLYADLWNMQAAAEE
- a CDS encoding F0F1 ATP synthase subunit A; translation: MNSPLSSVVLFHIGPVPISQAILTTWGIMLVLVLGAFVLTRRLDLKPDKRQTVLELIVVTLDTQIRETSGAEPAPYRGFIGTLFLFILIANWSSLVPGLEPPTAQLETDAALAVLVFLSVIWFGIRGAGVSGYLRSFAAPNAVMIPLNMLESVTRTFSMFVRLFGNVMSGVFIIGIVASLAGLLVPIPLMALDLLTGLVQAYIFAILAMVFITATVEDGQPEPADTEPTSPTSFPTKQDKEP
- the atpD gene encoding F0F1 ATP synthase subunit beta, whose product is MQEHDAFPDSPTFPDGVVHAVRGAVVDVVFAGSELPPINSALVVKWDKPTPLILEVHSHLDLQTLRAVAFQTTTGLARGVAVQATGAPITVPVGDAVLGRLLDVVGNPHDNGPALPPDTPRRPIHALPPLLSSQSRTTDVFETGIKIIDLLTPMAQGGKAAMFGGAGVGKTVLVMELIRAMVEKYAGISVFAGIGERSREGHELLTEMQDSGVLERTVLVYSQMNEPPGARWRAPLTALSVSEYFRDQKHQNVLLLMDNVFRFVQAGAEVSSLLGRLPSRVGYQPTLATEVAGLQERIASVTGSAVTAIQAVYVPADDFTDPAVTTISSHMDCVIMLSRAQAAEGFYPAIDPLGSSSMLLDPLVVGDEHYQIAESVRQALARFRELTDIISLLGIEELSTADRQIVKRARRLQRFLTQPFMVTEAFTGIPGASVPLADTLSGCRAILDGAADDWSESSLYMVGTLEDARQKESAAKARDTSDTEAAK
- a CDS encoding ATP synthase subunit I, with the protein product MIDLSTWPLTATLPICFLGGMILGYGYFRALQETTNLLVSQRPLPWILGLTLMRMGLLGAGFYLAAQAGAYALLAALAGVLLSKALLLRRINRKQP
- the dusA gene encoding tRNA dihydrouridine(20/20a) synthase DusA gives rise to the protein MPEPFDKAHRKLVVAPMMELTDRHYRYLARLLTRHTLLYTEMLTCKAVIHGDRSYLLGKHAAEGPVVLQLGGSDVAEMAQAAAIGAEWGYDEINMNVGCPSDRVKAGRFGACLMAEPQLVRDVVAGMAAAVDVPVTVKCRLGIDRDDSYEALESFVDQVAASGCEYFTVHARKAWLDGLSPKENRTIPPLRYEYVYRLKQAFPQLHISINGGIDSLDASLEHLQQVDGVMVGRAAYYSPAMLAESDQRIFPELAGGYEHLADLETLSAVALAYARYMQEWLDQGVRMSSLSRHLIPLFQEVPGSRLWRRHLSEHASKTTDAVALVEQALEYVTSDARRTA
- a CDS encoding AtpZ/AtpI family protein translates to MSNKPPKPPENDPLVTQTRLHRDRRERWLREGDQSIGRHLAQIGVLGWIYVAPTLLGLYFGRWLDEHFATGIFWSATFIVLGLCLGGWSAWKWMNAR
- a CDS encoding F0F1 ATP synthase subunit epsilon — encoded protein: MRLIIVTPLSIVVDEEIDSLRAEDASGSFGVLAGHTPFLTALTVSIVSWHQAENERFCAVRGGVMTIKEGRAIDIATREAVVGDDLATLDTVVLTRFQTDADAERTEHVETVRLQLHAIRRMISRLQPESGKGKFL